CCGGCGGTCTACACGCCGGGGATGCACTACTGGATCGACGCCATGCTGGAACACGCGGTCATGCATCCCGTGCGCCACAGTTTTCAACTACGGGAACTGCTGGCAGCCGGGGCACAGGCCAGCTCAAGCACGGACTAAAGCCAGCGTCTCCAGCGCCGACGCGATCTGCCGCGCACCTTCTAACAGCCGGGGACCCGGGCGGCCCAGCCCACTTTCCGGCACGGCAACCACCGGCACGCCCAGCCCACGCGCCGTGATGACCTCCGGGCGCAGTTTCTTCGCTCCGCACCACGAACACACGATCAGGTCAGGGCGCGCGGCGCGGACCTCCTCCAGCGTCAGAGGTCGGCTGCGGCCCGCGTCGTCGGCCAGAGCGTTGACCGCCCCCAGCATGGACAGCAGTTCCGTGACCCACGAGTCGCGCGTGGCCGCAATGATCGGGCGGGGCCACCACTCCACCAGCACGCGCGGCGGGCGGGAGCGCTGCACACGCAGTTGCCGAAGATCGTCCGCCAGCCGCGCGGCCACCTCCTGCCCCCGCTGCTCGAGCCCGATGGCCCCTCCGACGCGGCGGATGTCGTCCAGCGTCTCCCGCACCGTCACCGGGTCAAGGACCAGCGTGGGCAGGCCGCGTGCGTGCAGGTCCTCCACGATGCGCTCCATGCCCGGCACGCTCAGGCTGGCGAGGACCAGATCGGGCCTCGAAGCGGCCACCGCATCCAGATCAATGTTCAGGTCCGGCCCCACCCGGCAGGCCCGCTCCAGCCCCGGCGCGTCGCTGTGCGAGTCGGCAGCCACCACCCGGTCTGCCGCTCCCAGCGCCGCGAGGATGTCCGAGTTGCTCGACGCCAGCGAGGCCAGCCGGAGGGAAGCAGGAGTCATGGAAACAGTCTATCAGCGGCACTTTCCCGGAGTTCCGTCCAGGGGTTCTGAACCGTCCAGCGCGGTCAAAAGCCCCCTGACCGTGTGGTAAGCTCGGCCCATGAAGAACACGTTCGCCGTCACCATGACGTTGCTGCTGGCCCTGACGCTGGGCGGCTCTTATGCAGGCTACCGGCTGGCCACCACACCGCATGAAGGCGCTCATGAGGAGGCGACGCACGACAACGCCCAGGTGCCCCCCGAGGAAGCCCCCAGCGCCAATGTGGCCGCCACCGGGGCGGCGGGCGCTCCCGGCGCCCTGGGTGACGTCAAACCCAACGAGGCGGGCGGCACCACCAGCGGCCCGAACGGCGCGGTCGCGCGGCCCGGCGGCGCCCTGAGCGGCGAGGGCGTGCCTGCCGGAAGCACCGAGGGCACCGCCACCGAACCCGACACCCGCAGCAACGAGCAGAGTGCCACCGGCAACCCGCCCGCCGCCACGGCGGTGGCCGCCGA
This DNA window, taken from Deinococcus aerophilus, encodes the following:
- a CDS encoding helical backbone metal receptor, giving the protein MTPASLRLASLASSNSDILAALGAADRVVAADSHSDAPGLERACRVGPDLNIDLDAVAASRPDLVLASLSVPGMERIVEDLHARGLPTLVLDPVTVRETLDDIRRVGGAIGLEQRGQEVAARLADDLRQLRVQRSRPPRVLVEWWPRPIIAATRDSWVTELLSMLGAVNALADDAGRSRPLTLEEVRAARPDLIVCSWCGAKKLRPEVITARGLGVPVVAVPESGLGRPGPRLLEGARQIASALETLALVRA
- a CDS encoding c-type cytochrome, translating into MKNTFAVTMTLLLALTLGGSYAGYRLATTPHEGAHEEATHDNAQVPPEEAPSANVAATGAAGAPGALGDVKPNEAGGTTSGPNGAVARPGGALSGEGVPAGSTEGTATEPDTRSNEQSATGNPPAATAVAAETQGDTSAGAELYAGSCAGCHGANAQGNIGPSLVMADGPKAWTLAQFTTVLREGKLPEGRELNATMPRFSDAQLTDSDIGNIFAYVKGLN